From Methanosphaera cuniculi, one genomic window encodes:
- a CDS encoding nicotinamide-nucleotide adenylyltransferase — MNKKRALLVGRMQPVHKGHLSVIQETLNDVDELIIGIGSAEKSHTPSNPFTGGERVLMLTKALREYDVDPSRYYIIPLEDIACNSLWVSHVKMLTPPFCKVISGNGLVQQLFEEENIPYNEPHLFNREEFSGTEVRNRMLNDEDWESLVPESVVKVIHEIKAVERIKKIHKKEVSELINEKK, encoded by the coding sequence TGGAAGAATGCAACCAGTACATAAGGGTCATCTTAGTGTTATACAAGAGACACTTAATGATGTTGATGAACTAATTATTGGTATAGGAAGTGCTGAGAAAAGTCATACACCATCAAATCCTTTTACTGGTGGAGAAAGAGTACTTATGCTTACAAAAGCATTAAGAGAATATGATGTTGATCCATCACGTTATTATATTATACCACTTGAGGATATTGCATGTAATTCATTATGGGTAAGTCATGTTAAAATGTTAACACCACCATTTTGTAAAGTAATATCTGGTAATGGACTGGTTCAACAACTATTTGAAGAAGAAAATATACCATATAATGAACCACACCTATTTAACAGAGAAGAATTCTCAGGAACTGAAGTACGAAATCGGATGCTAAATGATGAAGACTGGGAATCTCTAGTTCCAGAATCTGTGGTAAAAGTTATACATGAAATAAAAGCAGTTGAAAGAATTAAAAAAATACATAAAAAAGAAGTTAGCGAACTTATAAATGAGAAAAAATAA